A genome region from Camelina sativa cultivar DH55 chromosome 10, Cs, whole genome shotgun sequence includes the following:
- the LOC104719219 gene encoding aspartic proteinase CDR1-like → MASLFSSVLLSLCLLCSPFLSNANAKPKLGFTADLIHRDSPKSPFYNPAETPSQRLRNAIHRSVNRVFHFTEDVSLNSPQTEITSNGGEYLMNVSLGTPPFPIMAIADTGSDLLWTQCKPCDDCYTQDDPLFDPTASSTYKDVACSSSQCSALENQASCSTDGSTCSYSMSYGDHSYTKGNVAADTLTLGSTDNRPVQLKNVIIGCGHNNAGTFNEKGSGIIGLGGGAVSLVTQLGDSINGKFSYCLVPFSSETDKTSKINFGTNADVSGTGVVSTPLITKSPETFYYLTLEAISVGSKKLPFQGSDSGRGEGNIIIDSGTTMTLLPTEFYKELEDAVASSIDAERQKDPQGGLSLCYSATSDLKVPVITMHFDGADVKLDSSNIFVQISQDLVCFAFRASPSLSIYGNLSQMNFLVGYDTVSKKVSFMPTDCAKM, encoded by the coding sequence ATGGCCTCCCTATTCTCTTCAGTTCTCTTGTCTCTTTGTTTACTCTGCTCACCTTTTCTCTCAAACGCTAACGCCAAACCAAAACTAGGCTTCACGGCCGATCTGATCCACCGCGATTCTCCTAAATCGCCTTTCTATAACCCAGCGGAAACCCCTTCCCAGCGGTTGAGAAACGCTATCCACCGATCTGTTAACCGCGTTTTTCATTTCACTGAGGATGTATCACTTAACTCACCACAAACTGAGATCACCTCAAATGGCGGTGAATATCTCATGAATGTATCCCTTGGGACACCTCCTTTTCCGATCATGGCCATCGCTGACACCGGAAGTGATCTCCTCTGGACGCAGTGCAAACCTTGTGATGATTGTTACACTCAAGACGATCCTCTCTTTGACCCTACAGCGTCGTCCACATACAAAGACGTTGCTTGCTCCTCAAGCCAATGTAGTGCTCTTGAAAATCAAGCCTCCTGTTCCACAGATGGCAGCACTTGCTCTTACTCCATGTCTTACGGGGATCATTCATACACAAAGGGTAACGTTGCCGCAGACACCTTAACGTTAGGCTCCACCGATAACCGCCCCGTGCAGCTTAAGAATGTAATCATCGGCTGTGGTCACAACAACGCTGGAACGTTTAACGAAAAGGGCTCTGGAATCATCGGACTTGGTGGTGGTGCGGTTTCGCTCGTTACTCAACTCGGTGACTCGATCAACGGTAAATTCTCATACTGCTTGGTCCCTTTCTCTTCTGAAACTGATAAAACGAGCAAGATCAACTTCGGAACCAATGCCGACGTCTCGGGAACCGGAGTTGTTTCAACTCCTTTGATCACCAAGTCTCCAGAGACCTTCTATTACCTAACCCTAGAAGCCATTAGCGTGGGAAGCAAGAAACTTCCATTCCAAGGCTCAGACTCTGGACGCGGCGAGGGAAACATCATTATCGATTCCGGCACAACTATGACGTTGTTACCCACCGAATTTTACAAGGAGCTCGAGGATGCGGTTGCGTCCTCAATCGATGCTGAGAGGCAGAAGGATCCACAGGGAGGTTTAAGTCTGTGTTACAGCGCAACCTCTGATCTGAAAGTGCCAGTCATTACTATGCATTTTGATGGAGCAGATGTGAAGCTAGACTCCTCCAATATATTTGTACAAATCTCGCAGGATTTGGTTTGCTTTGCCTTCCGTGCGAGCCCGAGCTTATCCATATACGGGAACTTGTCGCAGATGAACTTTCTTGTTGGTTACGACACTGTTTCTAAGAAGGTCTCATTTATGCCAACGGATTGTGCAAAGATGTAG